The DNA sequence GCGCGGAGATCGTCGCCGTCGGCGTCGCCCTCGAGCTTCGATTCGTGGATCGACATCAGCGCCTTGAACACACGAATGAGCCGGCGCGCGTCGGCGACCGAGAGTCCCTTCACGGCTGACGACATCATCGACGTGGATGCTTGGCTGATCGAGCAACCCTGTCCCGCGATCTTGAGGTCGGTGACCGTGTCGCCGTCGACGTCGAGGTAGAGCACTACTTCGTCACCGCACAGGGGGTTGAAGCCCTCCGCCTTGTGCGCGGGCGGCACGGGCAACTCGCCGCGGTTTCGCGGCGCGCGGTAATGGTCGAGGATGATCTCGCGGTACAGGTCTTCGAGGCCGGGCATCGTGTCTCCTTGACGGCCCTAGATGGCGAAGAATTTCTCGGCTCGCTCGAGCCCGTCGACCAGAGCGTCGATATCTGCTTCGTCGTTGTAAACGTAGAACGACGCGCGTGTGTTGGCGGGCACCCCCAGGACGCGCATCAGGGGCTTGGCGCAGTGATGGCTCGCGCGTACGCAGACGGCGTCTTCGTCGAGCACCTGCGAGATGTCGTGCGCATGGATGCCGTCGAACCCGAAGGAGACGATCCCGCCACGCATTTCGGTGCCGCCCGGCCCGTGGACATGGATGCGCTCGCCGAAGCGGTCACTGAGCGCGCGCAACGTGTACTGGGTGAGCCGACGCTCGTGCTCGCGCACGGTGTCCATGCCGAGGGCCTCGAGATAGTCGATGGCTGCGGCGAGCCCGGTGGCCTCGGCGATGGGCATCGTGCCGGCCTCGAACTTCCACGGCACCTCGTTGGGGACGTAGCCGTCTTTGCGCACGTCGAGGATCATCTCCCCGCCCCCGAGGAACGGCGGGATCGCCTGGAGCAGTTCGGGGCGGGCCCAGAAGCCGCCGATGCCGCTCGGGCCGAGCATCTTGTGCCCGGTAAATCCGACGAAATCTGCGTCCCACTCCTGCACGTCGACTGAACCGTGCGGCACCGCTTGCGCGGCGTCGACGAGCACCGTGGCGCCTGCGGCGTGCGCGGCATCGGCGAGGAAACGGACGTCGTTGACGGTACCGAGCACGTTCGACATCGCGGTGAACGCGAAGAGCTTCGCGCCGTCGAGCAGACGGTCGAGCTCGCTGAGATCGAGGCGGTAGTCGTGGTCGATCGGCACCCACCGCAGCTCGACCCCGCGTTCGGCGCAGAGGATGTGCCACGGCACGATGTTGGCGTGGTGCTCCATCTCGGTGACCACGATCGCGTCGCCCTCGTCGAGGTTCGTACGCCCCCACGAATGCGCGAAGAGGTTGATCGCCTCGGTGATGTTCTTCGTGAAGACGACCTCGTTCGCGTTGCCCGCGCCGAGGAAGCGGGCGGTCTTCGCGCGCGCGAGCTCGTACTGCGCGGTCGACTCTTCGGCGATCGTGTAGACGCCGCGGTGGATGTTCGCGTAGTAGGTGCGGTAGTGCTCGTCCATCGCGTCGAGCACCGACTGCGGCTTCTGTGACGACGACGCGGAGTCGAGGTACACGAGCCGCTTCCCGTTGACCGTGCGCGACAGGATCGGGAAGTCGGCCTTGACACGGGCGAGATCCAGGCTCACTTTCCGCTCTCTCGGCTCCATTACGCCGCCGCTTCGGTGCGGAAGCTGTCGAAGCCGTCGGCCTCGATGCGCTCGGCGAGCTCGGGGCCTCCGGTGGCGACGACGCGGCCGTCGAGCAGCACGTGAACCACGTCGGGGGTGAGGTGCTCGAGGATGCGCTGGTAGTGCGTGATGAGCAGGATCCCGAGTGCCGGACGATCGCTGCGGATCTCGGTGATGCCGTGCGCGACGTTGCGGAGCGCGTCGATGTCGAGGCCGCTGTCGGTTTCGTCGAGCACCGCGATGTCGGGGTCCATCAGCGCCATCTGGAGGATCTCGTTTCGCTTCTTCTCACCACCCGAGAAGCCCTCGTTGAGGTACCGCTCGGTGAAACGGTCGTCCATGCCCAGGCGCTTCGTCCACTCCATCAGCCAGATGCGGACCTCGAGCACCGACAGGTCGGGGATGCCCTTGCGGGCGGCGATCGCCTGCCGGAGGAAGTTGAGCACGCTCACCCCGGGGATCTCCTCGGGGTGCTGGAAGCCGAGGAAGAGGCCGCGGGCAGCGCGCTCGTCGGTGGGGAGCTTCGTGATGTCCTCGCCCTCGAGGCGGATGCTGCCGGCGGTGATCTCGTAGGCGGGGTTCGCGAGCAGGGTCTTGGCCAGCGTGGACTTTCCGGACCCGTTGGGGCCCATCAAGGCGTGCAGCTCGCCCGCCAGGACCGTCAGGGTGACCCCGCGCAGGATCTCGTGCCCCGCGACGGCAACGTGGAGGTGGTCGATTTCGAGCAGCGGGACGCCGTCCATGCCTGCCATCGTATTAGCACTACGCCCGTAGTGGAAACCCTGGCACACCTGCTCTGGTGGTGATCAGTCGCAGGTCACGGTTTCGTACAGGCGCTCGTAGGCGGCGACCATCGCGTCGGCGCTGAAGTTGTGGCTCACCCGCTCGCGACACACGACGGGCGAGCAGCGACCGACCTCGGCAACCGCCTGGACGAGGCCGTCGATGGATTCGCGCAGATACCCGGTAACGCCTTCGTCGACGAGCTCGACGGCTGCGCCGGCGGGACACGCGACGACCGGTGTTCCGCATGCCATCGACTCCACCATCACGAGCCCGAACGGCTCCGGCCACTGGATGGGGAACACCATCGCCCGGGCGCGGCCGAGCAGGTCGACCTTGCGTTCGTGCGGGATCGCCTCGTACACCTCGACCTCGTCGTGCAAGAGCGGCGCGACGATCTCGTCCCAGTACGCGCGCTCGAACGGCTCGTTCTTTTTGACGACCATCGCGAGCGGCAGCCCCGCGCGCCGCGCCACTTCGATCGCGAGTGTCGGTCCCTTGTCGGGATTCGCGCGGCCGATGTACACGAGGAAGTCGTCCTTCTCCTCGACCAACGGATAGAGGTCGAGGTCGATCCCGTTGTGTACGACGCCCGCGTACCGGATGTCGGGGTTGTCGGCACGCTGCGCGTCGCTGATCGCGACGAGATGCACGTAGTCGGCGAGCAACCCGTAGAGCTTGCGGCTGGGCTCGGTCCACGGGCCGTGCAGTGTATGCACCACTGGCGGTCGCCCGCGGCCCATCGCGCCGAGAGCGGGTCCCACGATGCCGCTGTGGTCGTGCACGACGTCGAAGTTGTCGGCGAGGTCGAGATACGCCGACGCGGCGTGGAACGCGTCGTACCACGTGTTGCCGAGGAGCGCCGGGTCGGGTGGGTCGAGCAGCGGGGTCACGAGCGTTGCCTTCGTGTGCGACCCTCCGCTCGCGAAGAGCGTGACGTCGTGGCCGCGTTCGGCCAGCCGGTCGGTGAGCAGCGCGACCACGAGCTCGATGCCGCCGTAACCGGCGGGAGGAACTGCGTACCAGGGTGGCGCGATCTCCGCGATCCTCACGCTCCTGAGCATATGAGCGAGGCGCCGGGGGGCGGGCAGTAGCGTGACCGGCCGTGTCCGTGCCGTGGACGATGACCGCGAGTGCGACGCTCGGCGGTGACGGCGGCGTCGTGACACTCGTCGAGGGGACCGCGTTCGCCATCTCGCTGCCCTCGGGCGACATGCTGCCCGGCTTCCCGCATGGCCTTTTCTTCCGCGACACGCGGTTCCTCTCGGAACTCCGTTTGCGCGTCAACGGCCAGTGGCCCGAACCGCTCGCCGCGACCACCACCGATCCGTTCAGCGCGGCGTTCGTGTTGCGCGATCAGCCCAAGGCAGGGGAAGCCGACTCGCACCTCATGGTGTTCCGCAATCGCTACGTCGGTCGCGGTATGCGCGAAGACGTCACCGTGCGCAACTACGGCCTCGAACCCGCGTTCTGCGCGCTCGAGGTCCTCATCGGCGCCGATTTTGCGGATCTG is a window from the Acidimicrobiia bacterium genome containing:
- a CDS encoding SUF system NifU family Fe-S cluster assembly protein; translated protein: MPGLEDLYREIILDHYRAPRNRGELPVPPAHKAEGFNPLCGDEVVLYLDVDGDTVTDLKIAGQGCSISQASTSMMSSAVKGLSVADARRLIRVFKALMSIHESKLEGDADGDDLRAELEGVPLGDLEALQGVVKFPVRIKCATLAWNTLQQGLDEIEAEAS
- a CDS encoding SufS family cysteine desulfurase, which encodes MSLDLARVKADFPILSRTVNGKRLVYLDSASSSQKPQSVLDAMDEHYRTYYANIHRGVYTIAEESTAQYELARAKTARFLGAGNANEVVFTKNITEAINLFAHSWGRTNLDEGDAIVVTEMEHHANIVPWHILCAERGVELRWVPIDHDYRLDLSELDRLLDGAKLFAFTAMSNVLGTVNDVRFLADAAHAAGATVLVDAAQAVPHGSVDVQEWDADFVGFTGHKMLGPSGIGGFWARPELLQAIPPFLGGGEMILDVRKDGYVPNEVPWKFEAGTMPIAEATGLAAAIDYLEALGMDTVREHERRLTQYTLRALSDRFGERIHVHGPGGTEMRGGIVSFGFDGIHAHDISQVLDEDAVCVRASHHCAKPLMRVLGVPANTRASFYVYNDEADIDALVDGLERAEKFFAI
- the sufC gene encoding Fe-S cluster assembly ATPase SufC; this encodes MDGVPLLEIDHLHVAVAGHEILRGVTLTVLAGELHALMGPNGSGKSTLAKTLLANPAYEITAGSIRLEGEDITKLPTDERAARGLFLGFQHPEEIPGVSVLNFLRQAIAARKGIPDLSVLEVRIWLMEWTKRLGMDDRFTERYLNEGFSGGEKKRNEILQMALMDPDIAVLDETDSGLDIDALRNVAHGITEIRSDRPALGILLITHYQRILEHLTPDVVHVLLDGRVVATGGPELAERIEADGFDSFRTEAAA
- a CDS encoding glycosyltransferase family 4 protein, translated to MRIAEIAPPWYAVPPAGYGGIELVVALLTDRLAERGHDVTLFASGGSHTKATLVTPLLDPPDPALLGNTWYDAFHAASAYLDLADNFDVVHDHSGIVGPALGAMGRGRPPVVHTLHGPWTEPSRKLYGLLADYVHLVAISDAQRADNPDIRYAGVVHNGIDLDLYPLVEEKDDFLVYIGRANPDKGPTLAIEVARRAGLPLAMVVKKNEPFERAYWDEIVAPLLHDEVEVYEAIPHERKVDLLGRARAMVFPIQWPEPFGLVMVESMACGTPVVACPAGAAVELVDEGVTGYLRESIDGLVQAVAEVGRCSPVVCRERVSHNFSADAMVAAYERLYETVTCD